The Thiomicrorhabdus aquaedulcis sequence GTCTCCAACGCATGAAAGGCTGAGAGTTTACGTTTTCATCATCTTTAGTAAAGTCTAAACCACCACGCAAACACTCATATACAGCGCGACCGTAGTTTTTTGCTGATAGACCAAGCTTAGGCTTAATAGTACAACCTAATAATGGACGACCATACTTGTTCATAACGTCACGTTCAACCTGGATACCCATTGGTGGTCCACCGCACGTCTTAACAAAAGCGATTGGGAAACGAACGTCTTCTAAACGTAAAGAACGAACAGCTTTAAAGCCGAATACGTTACCAACTAATGATGTAAATACGTTTACAACTGAACCTTCTTCGAATAAATCGATTGGGTAAGCAATGAAAGCGTAAAACGCAGTGTCATCGCCAGGAACGTCTTCAATGCGGTATGAACGACCTTTGTAATAGTCCATATCCGTCAACAAGTCAGTCCATACAGTTGTCCATGTACCTGTTGAAGATTCTGCTGCAACTGCTGCTGCTGCTTCTTCACGGTCTACACCTGGTTGAGGAACAATCTTGAAACACGCCAATAGGTCTGTGTCTAAAGGTGTATATTCAGGTGTCCAGTAGGTGTGTCGATATTCCTTTACACCAGCCTGATATGTTTTTGCTGCCATTAAGCTTCTCCTTTGATTGAACATGATTAACATACGCCAACGGCGCATGTCATTTGCTTTTTTAATTTCATTACAAGCCAACAGCACAAAAAAATACGTATTTTGTTATCTATTGTCTTCTTTAACAAATCATACAACGAATTAAACATAAAAAAAACAAAAAAACTAAGGTTAAGTAAACTCTAATTTCTTATTGAATTTATTAGTCTGATTATATTACCGTAAACGTCACATAAAAAAATAAAAAATATCACGTCCAATGTTAAGATAATCTTAACCATAAATGCGAGCTAATAAATTACTAATGATTTTAAATGTCAGTTTAAAACAAATGCGTTCTTTTTCCTGTGTCTGTAAGCACATGAGTTTTTTAGAGGCCGCTAACGAGCTTCATATGTCGCCACCTGCAATATCAATGCAAATTAAGCAAATAGAAAACACTGTAGGCCTGCAGCTTATGGAAAGAAACAGCAAGTTAATCCATATAACGCAAGCTGGAATGGTTTTTTTAGGTTACTGCCAACGAATCCTAATTCAAACACAAGAACTTCAAAATGCGATGATCAATATTGGAGGCCTTAAAGGAGGAACGCTCACCATAGGCATGGTCAGTACCGCCAAATATTTTTTACCTGAAGTTTTGGCCGCTTTTCATCAAATATACCCTGATGTAAGTATTTTAATAATCGAAGCAAACCGCGATAAATTAAGCGAGGGCCTAAAAGCAGGTGAAATAGACTTAGCCATTATGGGCAGACCCCCTTCCAGCAATGACATACAATCGGTTCCGTTTGCCTCACATCCGCATGGCATTATCTCAGCGGCAGACCACCCACTTGCTGGACAAAAAAATATTAGCGGCGAAAAGCTCCTAGCTGAAACCTTTATTGTTCGTGAAACTGGATCAGGTACTCGCGTAGCAATGGAAACTTTTTTTGAAGAACTTGGCATAAAACCCAAGGTAGGCATGGTCATGAACAATAATGAAACCATTAAGCAGTCTGTAATGGTTAATTTAGGACTCTCTTTTATAGCCCTTGATACAGCCAGAACAGAAATTGAAACCGGTAAAATTGCAGAGCTAGACGTTGCAGGATTACCGGTTATAAAACAATGGTATCTTGCCAGCTTAGCAAATCGGACGTTCTCACCCTCTGCAGCAGTGTTTCATGTTTTCATGATAGAACACATGACATCCGACGACATCAACCTTAAAAAAATAGGCAAAACGCCCTAAACACATAACGTTAAAATCAACTTATCGCCTAAAACAGCGCACATAGACCCTTTAGAGCAGAAAAAAACCCCACTTTAATTAAGAAAAATAGAACCATAACCAATTATGAATTAGTTTTTCTTAACCATGATTGAATAAAAACTGATTTGTTATACCTATAATAATTAGCTATAGTTAAACGCCAAAAATTTATAGACTCTATATTAAGTATCTTAAATAAAGAGAAAAACCACAAAATTTTAATTGTATGAATGGTATTTTTGGTAAAAACATACTTAATGATTAAAAAGAACTTGGGACGACCGCAACCACAAAATGCAGTTTAAAGCCCTTAGTAAACCTAAATTAAGACGTTTGCACGAGTGAGATGCGAAAGGTCTTTAAATATTAATATTGGAAACTTACTACTATGTCTAGTTTA is a genomic window containing:
- a CDS encoding LysR substrate-binding domain-containing protein encodes the protein MILNVSLKQMRSFSCVCKHMSFLEAANELHMSPPAISMQIKQIENTVGLQLMERNSKLIHITQAGMVFLGYCQRILIQTQELQNAMINIGGLKGGTLTIGMVSTAKYFLPEVLAAFHQIYPDVSILIIEANRDKLSEGLKAGEIDLAIMGRPPSSNDIQSVPFASHPHGIISAADHPLAGQKNISGEKLLAETFIVRETGSGTRVAMETFFEELGIKPKVGMVMNNNETIKQSVMVNLGLSFIALDTARTEIETGKIAELDVAGLPVIKQWYLASLANRTFSPSAAVFHVFMIEHMTSDDINLKKIGKTP